In Salvelinus sp. IW2-2015 linkage group LG23, ASM291031v2, whole genome shotgun sequence, a genomic segment contains:
- the fhl1b gene encoding four and a half LIM domains protein 1b — protein sequence MANSMNCKYCREDLSGKKYVKQEEKPVCVRCHDKFCANNCTECRRPIGIDSKELQHKGRYWHADCFRCYKCYKPLAKESFSAKDDRIMCGKCSSREDAPRCHACYKAILAGSENVEYKGNVWHEDCFTCYQCKKPIRSQSFLTKGTDIYCGPCHEKKFAKTCVSCKQAITSGGVNYQEQPWHSECFVCSSCRKPLSGTRFTSHEEKAFCVDCYKTTVAKKCSGCQNPITGFGKATNVVNYEGSSWHEYCFNCKKCSLSLANKRFVANGGNIFCSDCAKV from the exons ATGGCGAACAGTATGAACTGCAAATACTGCCGGGAGGACCTGAGTGGGAAGAAGTACGTTAAACAGGAGGAGAAGCCTGTCTGTGTCCGATGCCATGACAAGTTCTGTGCCAACAACTGCACTGAGTGCCGCCGTCCTATTGGCATCGactccaag gAGTTGCAACATAAAGGCCGTTATTGGCACGCAGACTGCTTTCGCTGCTACAAGTGCTACAAGCCATTAGCCAAGGAGTCCTTCAGTGCTAAGGATGACCGCATCATGTGTGGGAAGTGCAGCTCCCGGGAGGATGCCCCTCGTTGTCacgcctgctacaaagccattcTAGCCG GCTCTGAGAATGTGGAGTATAAAGGCAATGTGTGGCATGAGGACTGCTTCACCTGTTACCAGTGTAAAAAACCCATCCGCTCCCAAAGCTTCCTGACCAAAGGCACTGACATCTACTGTGGCCCTTGCCATGAGAAGAAGTTTGCTAAGACCTGTGTCAGCTGTAAGCAG GCCATCACCTCCGGGGGAGTGAACTACCAGGAGCAGCCATGGCACTCAGAATGTTTCGTCTGCAGCTCCTGCCGAAAGCCTCTGTCTGGGACCCGCTTCACCTCCCACGAGGAGAAGGCTTTCTGTGTGGACTGCTACAAGACTACTGTAGCCAAGAAATGCAGCGGCTGCCAGAACCCCATAACAG GCTTCGGCAAAGCCACCAATGTGGTGAACTACGAGGGCAGCTCGTGGCATGAGTACTGCTTCAACTGCAAGAAGTGTTCCCTGAGCCTGGCTAACAAGCGCTTTGTGGCCAACGGAGGGAACATCTTCTGCTCCGACTGTGCCAAGGTCTGA